The sequence AGACTTGGCAACACCATCAGTGCGGTCAGCACAAAGAACAGCTGCCAGTTGCCGTCCAGATAATCCACAATTACGCCGCTGTACGCGCCCAGCGTGGTTCGCCCAAAGGTGCCTATGCTGGCCAGCAACGCATACTGGCTGGCAGTAAAAGCGCGATTACACAGCACTGAGATAAACGCCATAAAGGCCACGGTGCCCCAGGCTGCGGTAAAGCCATCGACCACAATGGTGATAAACAATAAGGTTTTATCCGGCCCCACGGAGGCCATCAGGGCAAACAACAGATTGCTGGCCGCCATTACGATACCGCCCACAAACAGCCCTTTGATAATGCCGATGCGGAGATTCAGCAGCCCGCCGGTGACCGAGGCCACGATAGTTACGGCCCAGGTCAGTAGCTTCGAATAAGCGCCGATATCTGAGTTGCTAAAGCCAATCTCTTTGTAAAAGACGATGCTCATTCGCCCGAGTATGGCTTCTCCCATTTTAAACAACACCACAAACAGCAACAACGACAGCGCGACTTTAACGCCATTACGGTTAAAGAAGTCCCGCAATGGCTCACCCAGAGAGACCAGCAGCCAGGCCAGGGCTTTTTGTGTGCTGCCTGATGCAACCGGCTCCTGTCCGGGTGCCTGGCGCAGCATTTTGCTGATATTGCTGATAGCAAAGACAGCCAGCCCTGCCACCAGGAAATTGACAACGCCGGTCTGATAGCTGAACCAGGTGGGGGCAAAAACCTGAGCAATACACAGGGCAATGGCAAGAATAATGGCAGTGAATACCAGCGTAGCCTGATGTTTGTGCACCGATATCGCGCTCAGATAACGGCTTTGTGCCTGCTGGTAAACATTCTCGCGGTAAGACGGCGGCTCGTTGGCAACCCATACGCCAATACTCAGTAGCGCCATGATACCGGCCAGTAACAGATAAATATCTGACCATTGCCAGCCGGGTAAATCGGCCATAAAAAAAGGAATGGCGCCGAGCCCGGCATAGCCGGTCCACCAGCCTGACGTGGCCATGGCGGCAGCCGTGGATTGTTGCTCGTTCTGCTGCTCCGGGATGCTGTCAATCCGAAACGCATCGATAACGATATCCTGAGTGGCAGAAGCCAGCGCAATCGCCAGTGCGGTGAGCCCGGCAAAAGTCAGCGTCTGTGTGGGATCCACCTGAGACAGCCCCAGGCAACCCAGCACCATCAGCCATTGCATCAGTAAAATCCAGCCGCGCCGCTGGCCCAGACGCTGACAGAGTATTGGCAGTTTGATGCGATCTACCAGTGGTGACCACAGAAAATTAATCGAATAGACCGCAAACACGGCGGAAAAATACCCAATCGCGGAGCGGGTCAGACCGGCATCTTTTAGCCAGGCCGACATCACCGACCCTATCATTACCCAGGGAAAACCGCTGGCGATGCCGAACAGAAATATGCTCAGCATAGTGCGGTTACGAAAATGATTTAGCTGCGTTACGACAAAGGACAAGAGGCAGGTTCGGGGTTAGCTGATAATCAGGCTATTGGGCCATGGTTAAGTACAGGAATCAAGCAGTATGGGGCATTAAACATCGCCCTGGGAAGGCACTAAAAAGAAATTTCACCACAGAGGCACGAAGGTTACAGAGAGGTAATGGGCACTAAACAGTTTATCCCTCTGTGTTCTCTGTGCCTATGTGGTTTTTCCCACACAAGTCGCTGGATGCCTGAAAAAGGCATTCGGGCATGACCAAATGTCGCCCCGGTGTTTTGTTAGAGAAAATCCGGTGTCTTTTGTTGTCGCTGCAAATCCGGTGGTTATATTGAATTTCGCAGAGGAGCAAAGGCGCAGGGATAAGAGAGGAGGCAGTCCTGTTAAGGCCTGACACCGACACAGTCCAGGGGGTACTGGCCTTCGCCTTCGAGGTATTCAAGACAGGTGATGAGTTCACTGCGCAGGTAGGGATCTTCCAGCAGCTTTTGCTCTGACCAGAAATGTACCTGATGTAATAAGTGCCAGAATACCCGCTCTTTTTGGGAGCAAGGCTGGGTCAGGGTGTCCTTTACCTGGCTCCATTCCTCCATGGTATCCCAGAAATACAAATCCACCTCGCGGTAGGGGATACGCCCCTCCCAGAAAGCTCTGACAAAATACACCAGCTGAGATGCTTTGCGGTTAATAAAACTATGAACAGTCACAGGTTGAATATTGCTCCGGCCCGTTTTCCACCTAGTATAGTTAGGAATTCAGGAATTATCCTGAAGCGCCTTTAACTGAATTACTGGTTGCTCTGATACTAATCAGTGTAAGTTGCTTTCTGAAGAGATAATGCCATCAACTGATGTATTTTTACGGCAAATGACAGCGTTGTCAATAAGGTGTTAAGAGACCAGGATTTCACCATCCCATATGGATTAGCCAGCCCTGCACCTCTCTGGCCAAATAGGGATATTGGCCGGCAATCAGGTCGGTGCCGATGATCTCCCGTTGCCGGTAATGCAACTTCAATGCTTTTTGTGCTGCGATAAGGCGTTGTTGGCGCTTACTGAGGGTCCAGGCATTATTCCAGCGGTTATAGATATCCAGCACTGGCATCGTCAGTGATGCCATTTTCTGTGCCAGTTGATGATTGCGCTGTGGATCCGGCCAGTAGGGCGATACCGTGACCAGTGCATCGGGCAGCCCCTGTTGCTGCTCTGCATAGCTATCCAGTAGCGCTGCGGCACTGATGCCCTGTGCCACCAGCAATACAAAGCCGGGGTAGCTTTGGGCGAATTCTGTTGCTGCCGCTATGCGTTCGCTCAGCAAGGTTTCAAATTGCTCAAGCTGTTCAGCGCTGAGCCGGACTGCCGGTTCGGATGGTTTGGTACTTTCTGCAGGTGGATCCTGTTGCTCTGCACCGGTGTTCTGAAGAGGGTGAAAATCCACATCAGGGGCGGTCATTACCAGGGTTACCCAACCTTCATTATTCAGATAACCGGCCAGGGGGCCTAATGATTGGGGGCCCAGATGAGGCATGCCAAAATCATTGATCAGGATCGCCACACCCATATTATTGGCAATGGTATGTTCATTAAACAGCACTGAAAATCGCTGTTCACCGGCTTCCAACTGGCGATACTGATACTCGGGCAAAGCGCGCTCAAGATCCTGGTTTATCATTTCACCAGGGATCAGTTGCTCCGCCTGACAGGTCAGCGAAAAAAATAACAGCAGTATGCATCTTTTTATCATAGGTCTTTTTATCGGGGGCAGAGCGCATAACTTAAGCTAATTAGTCTCTCTGGTCTCACCTGTAGCTACGACTAAAAAGGGCAGGGTGAACCAAATCGGATGGGTTCTTCGGTTACCGGGTGAGTCAAGGCCAGCATACAGGCATGCAGCTGTAACCGTTCGGCCATTTGCAGCGCCTGCGGATGAGCATACAGACGATCTCCGAGTATCGGATGGCCGAGGCTGAGCATATGCACCCTGAGCTGATGTGAGCGCCCTGTCACCGGGAGTAGTTCGACACGGGTTGATGCCTGCACGCGCTCCAGTACACGCCATTTGGTCAGTGCGGCCTTGCCTTTTTCCATGTCTACCATTTGTTTGGGACGGTTAGGCCAGTCACAGATAAGTGGCAGGTCGATTTCACCGCAGTCCTGTTGCGGGTTACCCCAGACTCTGGCCTGATAGATCTTATCTGTCTGCCGATGCTGGAATTGTGCACTGATATGTCGGTGGCTATGTTTGTTCAGTGCCATCAGCATAATCCCGGAGGTAGCCATATCCAGACGGTGTACTACCGTGGCAGTGGGGAACACGGACTGCGCTCTGTGTTGCAGGCTGTCTTTATGCTCCGGGGCTTTGCCCGGCACAGACAATAACCCACTGGGTTTATCCAGCACCAGCAAATCCTCATCCTGATACAGGATTTTCAGCCAGGGTTCGGTGGGAGGCGTATACTCAAGCAACGCCATCAGTGAGAATTCACTATCAGCCTGATGGCTTCCAGTTGCAGCCTGGCGCCATTGATCAGCTCACCTAACTGGTGTATCTGACGGGCCAGATGCTGGATTTCCTCATCCCGGATACTGGGGTTAAGCTTTTTCAGATTCAGCAATCTGTCCAGTTCATCCCCAAGCTCCGATTGCATCCTGCCCAGGCAGGAATGACGCAATTCCCGGGCGGTTTTACCCGCCGCTTTGCCCGCCTGTTTCAGGCCCGTCTGAATTTGTGCTTCCAGGGCCTTTAGCAGTTGTCCGGCAATCTTGCTGTTAAGGGGCTGTAGCTCGGTAAATGACTGCTCCACTTCGTTGCCTTTGGCATCCAGACACAGGCGTATGGGCGTGGGCGGCAGATGCCGGTGTAGCTGAAGATCACGGCTGGCATTGGCGCTTAATACAAACAGACATTCAATAAAGTAACAGCCATTTGCCAGGGATTTGTCCTGCATCAGCGCCAGGCTGCTTTTGCCCAGGGTATCGGTGAGAATCACATCCATGGCGTGGCGTACCATGGGGTGATCGGCACTGAAAAACTGAATATCCTCCATGGCCAGGGCGGCCTGGCGCTCATAGGTGATCGTCAGACCCTCTTCATCCAGGCCGGGCAACTGATTAACCATAGTATCGCCGGGTCGCAGGATATAACTGCTTTCGTCCCGGTCTTCCTGGACCACGCCGATGGCGTCGAGTAGCCTGCCCATAAAGCGTTCCAGTCTGGCAGAGTCATCGCTGCTGCGAATCGCCTCCAATAGCGGTTCCACTTTGCCACGGCCCGATGAATTAAGCTCCAGCAGCTTATCTCTGCCCGCTTCCAGTTCTGCCTTAAGTTGCCGATACAGCAACTGACTTTGTTGTAGTACGGCATCAAACAGGGCGGGATCTGAATCGGGGCGCAGGGCCGCAATGAGTTGCTGCTGAACCTGTTCAAATATACTGCTGCCCACCGGGCAGGTTTGTTCGAACGCGTTAAGCCCCTGATGGTACCAGTCAAGCAGCCTGTGTTGGGCACTGCCGGTGAAGTAGGGCAGGTGAATTTGCACGTCCTGTTGCTGGCCGATACGATCCAGCCGGCCAATGCGTTGCTCCAGCAAATCTGGCAGCAGTGGCAGATCGAATAGCACCAGATGATGGGCAAACTGAAAGTTACGCCCTTCACTGCCGATTTCGCTGCAAATCAGCGCCTGAGCTCCCTGCTCTGACTGGGCAAAAAACGCCGCCATCTTGTCCCGTTCGACAATACTTAAACCCTCATGAAAGACGCCGGCATGGATCCCGGCTTTGACCCGCAGTGCCTCTGCCAGTTTCATGGCGGTGCCGGCGCTGGCACAGATCACCAGCACTTTTTCATCTTTGTGCTGTTGTAGTAATTGCACAAACCAGTCCACCCGCGGGTCGTTTTGTGTCCAGCTTTCCTGAACCGACCCGTGGCGCTCCGGGGTCAGATAGTACTGAAGTTCCGGGATCTCTTGTCCGAACAGTGCCTTGTACTGATCTGGCAGTGTCAGTGGGTAGCTGTGCAGAATACGGGCCGGAAAACCTTTAATACCGGAGCGGCTGTTTCTGAACAGCAGGCGGCCGGTACCATGGCGGTCTATCAGTTCGCCCAGCAGGTGCTGTTTTTCCTGTTCAGTGGCCTGGTTTACTGACTTGAGCCTGTCGGCCAGCTCCGGGGCAAAATCTGCGATGGCACTGATCTGTGCCATTGATAAGGTTTCGCCCTCGAGTAAGGGGGTGAGGGCGTCGGCTAAATGGCTGTATCCCTGTTCCTCCTGCAAAAACGCCTGATAGTCATAGAAGCGATCCGGGTCGAGCAGACGCAGGCGGGCAAAATGGCTGGCATGACCGAGTTGATCCGGTGTTGCGGTCAGCAGCAACACGCCACTGGTGACGGCGGCCAGTGCCTCGATACACTGATAAGCCTGTGAGGGGGCATCCTCTGACCATTGCAGGTGATGGGCTTCATCCACTACCAGCAGATCCCAGGGGGCGGCTTCGGCCTGGGCCTGATATTTGGGGTTCTGTGCCAGAAAATCCAGACTACAGAGCACCAGCTGCTCCGACTCAAAAGGATTGGATGATTCTTCATTTAAGGCCTGGCAGCGCTCGGTATCGAAGATGGCGAAGGCCAGATTGACCCGGCGCAGCATCTCCACCAGCCACTGATGCACCAGACTATCGGGCACCACAATTAATACGCGGGCGGCGCGGCCGGTGAGAATTTGCTGATGAATAATCAGTGCCGCCTCTATGGTTTTACCCAGGCCCACTTCATCGGCCAGCAGCACTCTGGGCGCGTAACGACCGGCCACTTCAGAGGCGATATGGATCTGATGGGGGATCAGATCGACCCGTGCCCCGGTCATGCCCAGTAACGGGGATATCTGGTGCTGATATTGCTGCTCCAGGCAGGCCAGGCGCAGATCAAACCATTTGGGATCATCATACTGGCCACTGAGCAGCCGCTGATCGGGCTGATCGAGTATAAAATGATGGTCCAGAAAGGTTTCTTTGAGGCTGGCTTTGCGCCCCGTATCCAGCCTCTGACCACTGTAAGTCAACTGGCCATCCTGTTCGCTGATCTCATCAACAAGCAATTGCCAGCCCTCATGGCTGGATATTTTGTCACCAATGGCAAAAGTTACCCTTACCAGCGGGGCGGAAGCCAGGGTGTAGGTGCGTTGTTCGCCGGTGGCGACAAACAGCAGGCTGACGGTTCTGTCAGCAATCTCCACCACAGTGCCCAGTCCGAGCTCCGATTCTGTCTGACTTATCCAGCGTTGCCCCAGGGCAAATGACATAGTATCTCCGGTAAAAAGAATAGCGGCGGCGGATTTTACTCTGCCGGAAGAGAATTTCCTACCACGGAATAGATCATGACCTCTTCTAAAAGTAGGTGATCAGCGGGCAAAAGTGTTCTATTGTGAACTTGTCGCGGTGCAAACTCACCGCAGACAAGGCACAAAGCTTATGCGGTCCATGGCTGACTGCTTATGGACGCAATGATGGTCACTGCACGGGGCCTTTGTCGACCCTGAGCAGAGATAACCCAGCCGGAGATGCTAATGGCAAAAACCAAAGCTGTTAATACCAAGATCTACGTTCTCGATACCAATATCCTCCTTCACGAACCCTTCGCTTTCCTGTCCTTTAAAGAAAATGACGTCGTCGTTCCAATGACGGTGCTCGAAGAGCTGGACTACATTAAAGACAGCAAAAAAGATGTGGCCCGGGATGCCCGCATTTCTATTCGCGCCATGGAAGATGTACTGCATGACGCCACGCCGGATCAGCTCACCGCAGGGGTTTCCCTGAAGGGATTAGGCTCTGGCGAAGCCGCACCCATCGGGCATTTTTCCATTTTCTCTGATCACGGTATGCCTAAGGCACAACAGGTGTTTACCAGCAATGAAAACGATAACCGTATTATTAATGCCGCCCTGCATATCCAGCAGCGCGCCACCCCGAGGCAGGTGGTGCTGGTTACCAAAGATATCAATATGCGACTTAAAGCCAAGGGCGCAGGGCTGGCCCATGTTGAGGATTACCGTACCGACCAGTTGATCAGCGATATTAAATACCTGAGCCGCGGTTATCACAAATTCGAGGGCAATTTCTGGGACAAAGTTAAGTCGGTGGAAAGCCGCACCGAAGGCCGCGAGACGGTGCACAGTATCGATCGTAAAGTGTTTCCCGAAGCCTATATCAATGAATTTCTGATTGATGACTCGAAGCAGTTTGCTGCCATAGTAGAGGGCATGACCGAGTCTACTCTGGAAATTCTGGACTTAGGCTATGAACGTCTGATGTCTGGCAAGGCCTGGGGCATTCATCCGAAAAATATCGGTCAGGCCATGGCGCTGCATGCGCTGCTCGACCCCTATATCGACCTGATCATTATGACAGGTCCGGCCGGTTGCGGTAAGACCCTGCTGGCGCTGGCCGCAGCCCTGGAGATGGTCGTAGAGCGCAAGATGTATGACAAGATTATCGTTACCCGCAACACCCCGGAAATTGCAGAATCTATAGGTTTCCTGCCCGGTACTGAGGAAGAGAAGATGGCGCCCTGGCTGGCGGCCATTACCGACTCGCTGGAGGTGCTGCACAAGAATGACGAGAACGTCAAAGGCTCTATGAGCTATATCATGGAAAAGGCCAACATTCAGTTTAAGTCGGTGAATTTTATGCGCGGGCGCAGCATTCAGAACGCCATTGTGATTCTGGATGAAAGTCAGAACCTTACGGCCTCACAGCTTAAAACCATTATTACCCGCTGTGGCGAGGGCACTAAGCTGATTTGTACCGGTAACCTGGCACAGATCGATTCTAACTACCTGAGTCCGGTGACATCAGGCCTGACGTACCTGGTGGAGAAGTTTAAGAACTTCACCGGCAGTGCCACCATCAACCTTGATGGCGTGGTTCGGAGCCGCCTGGCGGAATTTGCCGAAGAGCATTTGTAAAAGGCTTTTCACCACAGAGGCACAGAGAGGTAAGGGGGATCAAACCCATGATACCTCGTTGCTCTTCGTGCCTCGGTGGTTAATTGTGCCTTTCTCAAAGGTCGCTGGATGCCCGATAACAACATTCGGGCATGACCGTTTGTCGTTCCCGCATGCTGTTGGCGGGAACCCAGTGCCATTTTCTTTACCACGAACCATACGAAAAGCACGAAAAAGCTAATTTCACCACGGAGGGCACAGAGAGGTAAAGGAGATTAAACCCTTGATACCTCAGTGTTCTCTGTGCCTCTGTGGTTATTCTATCTTTTTATACTTTAATCAGTCGTAGCTCGTATAAAGCGAAGTGAAATACGGGGATTTGTAGCTCTGTCCCGTAATCCGCTTCGCTCCTTACAGGCTACTGATAACATAAATGGTGAGCCATCTGCGATCCCAGCGGCTCTGCGGTAAAGTTAGTTTTGGTTAACAATTTCAAAGCTAAACAGTCCACCGTTGATGGCGGCCAGGCTTTGTTCTGAAATCTGTCCGGTTGGCATCAGCGATGGGCCGGTGGGTTCTGCAAGTAAATAGGTATTGCCATCCAACCTCAGGGTTTCGTCCTTACCACCATAGGCCAGTTGTACCCCTAAAAGAGCATGGTTGGGCAGATAGATAATGGCAACTTTTACGCTCGGCAACATGGAGCGAAGCAGGGCGGCAGCCACCACAGTTTTGCTGTCACAGTCGCCATGGTTATTGACCAGTACCTGCGCCGGTGGCAGATAGCCAGAGCCATCGGATACCATGCGGCTTTCCAGATCATTATAGGGAATGGTCTGCAACCAGCTCAGCAGCATATTGACATAGGCTCTGGCCTGGCTGTTGTCTTTGAGTTTAGCGTATAAAGCATTGGCCGCTGGTAGCAAGGTCGGTACACTTTCTGTGGCATAACGACGATGATCAGGTTTTACCCCCTCTTCGCCAAAGTGATTGGTAAAGTGGGTGTAATAGTTA comes from Lacimicrobium alkaliphilum and encodes:
- a CDS encoding AmpG family muropeptide MFS transporter, encoding MLSIFLFGIASGFPWVMIGSVMSAWLKDAGLTRSAIGYFSAVFAVYSINFLWSPLVDRIKLPILCQRLGQRRGWILLMQWLMVLGCLGLSQVDPTQTLTFAGLTALAIALASATQDIVIDAFRIDSIPEQQNEQQSTAAAMATSGWWTGYAGLGAIPFFMADLPGWQWSDIYLLLAGIMALLSIGVWVANEPPSYRENVYQQAQSRYLSAISVHKHQATLVFTAIILAIALCIAQVFAPTWFSYQTGVVNFLVAGLAVFAISNISKMLRQAPGQEPVASGSTQKALAWLLVSLGEPLRDFFNRNGVKVALSLLLFVVLFKMGEAILGRMSIVFYKEIGFSNSDIGAYSKLLTWAVTIVASVTGGLLNLRIGIIKGLFVGGIVMAASNLLFALMASVGPDKTLLFITIVVDGFTAAWGTVAFMAFISVLCNRAFTASQYALLASIGTFGRTTLGAYSGVIVDYLDGNWQLFFVLTALMVLPSLVLLYLIRDKVRAIAGDRA
- a CDS encoding DUF3530 family protein, with the protein product MIKRCILLLFFSLTCQAEQLIPGEMINQDLERALPEYQYRQLEAGEQRFSVLFNEHTIANNMGVAILINDFGMPHLGPQSLGPLAGYLNNEGWVTLVMTAPDVDFHPLQNTGAEQQDPPAESTKPSEPAVRLSAEQLEQFETLLSERIAAATEFAQSYPGFVLLVAQGISAAALLDSYAEQQQGLPDALVTVSPYWPDPQRNHQLAQKMASLTMPVLDIYNRWNNAWTLSKRQQRLIAAQKALKLHYRQREIIGTDLIAGQYPYLAREVQGWLIHMGW
- the rluA gene encoding bifunctional tRNA pseudouridine(32) synthase/23S rRNA pseudouridine(746) synthase RluA, with the translated sequence MALLEYTPPTEPWLKILYQDEDLLVLDKPSGLLSVPGKAPEHKDSLQHRAQSVFPTATVVHRLDMATSGIMLMALNKHSHRHISAQFQHRQTDKIYQARVWGNPQQDCGEIDLPLICDWPNRPKQMVDMEKGKAALTKWRVLERVQASTRVELLPVTGRSHQLRVHMLSLGHPILGDRLYAHPQALQMAERLQLHACMLALTHPVTEEPIRFGSPCPF
- the rapA gene encoding RNA polymerase-associated protein RapA, whose protein sequence is MSFALGQRWISQTESELGLGTVVEIADRTVSLLFVATGEQRTYTLASAPLVRVTFAIGDKISSHEGWQLLVDEISEQDGQLTYSGQRLDTGRKASLKETFLDHHFILDQPDQRLLSGQYDDPKWFDLRLACLEQQYQHQISPLLGMTGARVDLIPHQIHIASEVAGRYAPRVLLADEVGLGKTIEAALIIHQQILTGRAARVLIVVPDSLVHQWLVEMLRRVNLAFAIFDTERCQALNEESSNPFESEQLVLCSLDFLAQNPKYQAQAEAAPWDLLVVDEAHHLQWSEDAPSQAYQCIEALAAVTSGVLLLTATPDQLGHASHFARLRLLDPDRFYDYQAFLQEEQGYSHLADALTPLLEGETLSMAQISAIADFAPELADRLKSVNQATEQEKQHLLGELIDRHGTGRLLFRNSRSGIKGFPARILHSYPLTLPDQYKALFGQEIPELQYYLTPERHGSVQESWTQNDPRVDWFVQLLQQHKDEKVLVICASAGTAMKLAEALRVKAGIHAGVFHEGLSIVERDKMAAFFAQSEQGAQALICSEIGSEGRNFQFAHHLVLFDLPLLPDLLEQRIGRLDRIGQQQDVQIHLPYFTGSAQHRLLDWYHQGLNAFEQTCPVGSSIFEQVQQQLIAALRPDSDPALFDAVLQQSQLLYRQLKAELEAGRDKLLELNSSGRGKVEPLLEAIRSSDDSARLERFMGRLLDAIGVVQEDRDESSYILRPGDTMVNQLPGLDEEGLTITYERQAALAMEDIQFFSADHPMVRHAMDVILTDTLGKSSLALMQDKSLANGCYFIECLFVLSANASRDLQLHRHLPPTPIRLCLDAKGNEVEQSFTELQPLNSKIAGQLLKALEAQIQTGLKQAGKAAGKTARELRHSCLGRMQSELGDELDRLLNLKKLNPSIRDEEIQHLARQIHQLGELINGARLQLEAIRLIVNSH
- a CDS encoding PhoH family protein — translated: MAKTKAVNTKIYVLDTNILLHEPFAFLSFKENDVVVPMTVLEELDYIKDSKKDVARDARISIRAMEDVLHDATPDQLTAGVSLKGLGSGEAAPIGHFSIFSDHGMPKAQQVFTSNENDNRIINAALHIQQRATPRQVVLVTKDINMRLKAKGAGLAHVEDYRTDQLISDIKYLSRGYHKFEGNFWDKVKSVESRTEGRETVHSIDRKVFPEAYINEFLIDDSKQFAAIVEGMTESTLEILDLGYERLMSGKAWGIHPKNIGQAMALHALLDPYIDLIIMTGPAGCGKTLLALAAALEMVVERKMYDKIIVTRNTPEIAESIGFLPGTEEEKMAPWLAAITDSLEVLHKNDENVKGSMSYIMEKANIQFKSVNFMRGRSIQNAIVILDESQNLTASQLKTIITRCGEGTKLICTGNLAQIDSNYLSPVTSGLTYLVEKFKNFTGSATINLDGVVRSRLAEFAEEHL